One genomic window of Pocillopora verrucosa isolate sample1 chromosome 8, ASM3666991v2, whole genome shotgun sequence includes the following:
- the LOC131792530 gene encoding putative ammonium transporter 1 isoform X2: protein MQAGFAFLEAGSVRSKNTTNILIKNVLDVFIGAVAYWLFGYAFAFGGKSNGFIGHEYFALANLPVDKYSHWFFHFVFAATAATIVSGAMAERTEFKAYLIYSMFLTGFLYPVVTHWAWDGNGWLYKGAEYTDGNVTLSVTYQDFAGSGVVHAVGGMVALVGAAIVGPRIGRFDGGAPVLLAGHTVPKAALGGFILFFGFLAFNGGSQAAIANEGDADAVALSIVNTILGGAAGALTAMIVKRLGFAEKYWSLLFTINGGLTGMVAMCAGCNAVHPYAALIIGVIAGLAYVAWSTSMLRLKVDDPLDAVAVHLGGGLWGVLSVPIFNKESGIFVKGNELAFRAFGWNLLGVLVIIAWSAAWAIILFFALHLLKQLRVSEEIELKGLDIPKHGEPAYPLSSYGDGWSESPSAPRHNFPYYQTNGAPQTEEVRPNQEGGVHNPAVVNDKDTQF, encoded by the exons ATGCAGGCAGGATTTGCATTTCTTGAGGCTGGGTCAGTAAGATCAAAGAACACAACAAACATCCTCATCAAGAACGTTCTAGACGTAT TTATTGGTGCAGTGGCTTATTGGTTGTTCGGTTACGCTTTTGCCTTTGGAGGAAAAAGCAATGGCTTTATTGGACATGAGTATTTCGCGCTGGCAAATTTACCAGTTGACAAATACTCTCATTGGTTTTTCCATTTCGTTTTCGCGGCCACAGCAGCAACAATTGTCAGTGGTGCCATGGCAGAGAGAACTGAATTTAAAGCCTATCTTATTTACTCAATGTTTTTGACCG GATTTTTGTACCCAGTAGTCACTCACTGGGCTTGGGATGGAAATGGTTGGCTGTACAAGGGTGCGGAGTACACTGACGGCAATGTAACCTTATCTGTAACATACCAG GACTTTGCTGGAAGTGGGGTTGTCCACGCAGTGGGTGGAATGGTTGCTCTGGTCGGTGCAGCTATCGTGGGGCCCAGAATCGGACGTTTTGATGGTGGTGCACCAGTGCTACTGGCAGGACATACTGTACCG AAAGCAGCTCTGGGAGGATTCATCCTGTTCTTTGGTTTCCTGGCATTCAATGGTGGCTCCCAAGCAGCCATCGCTAATGAAGGCGATGCTGATGCTGTAGCATTATCCATAGTCAACACCATCCTCGGAG GAGCCGCAGGTGCTCTTACTGCTATGATTGTCAAACGCCTGGGCTTTGCAGAAAAGTACTGGAGTTTGCTTTTCACCATTAATGGCGGACTAACTGGAATG GTTGCAATGTGCGCAGGTTGCAATGCCGTTCATCCCTATGCTGCTTTGATCATTGGAGTCATCGCAGGATTGGCGTACGTGGCTTGGAGTACTTCCATGCTGCGGCTAAAAGTTGATGACCCTTTAGATGCTGTGGCTG TTCATCTTGGTGGTGGCCTGTGGGGCGTACTTTCTGTCCCCATCTTTAACAAGGAATCTGGAATATTTGTAAAAGGAAACGAGCTTGCATTCCGTGCGTTTGGCTGGAACTTGCTGGGTGTACTTGTCATCATAGCCTGGTCTGCAGCGTGGGCTATCATTTTATTCTTTGCTTTGCATCTCCTCAAACAACTTCGCGTCAGTGAAGAAATCGAGTTGAAAG GTCTCGATATTCCCAAACATGGTGAGCCCGCATACCCACTGTCCAGTTACGGAGATGGATGGTCAGAATCTCCATCAGCGCCTCGACACAATTTCCCGTATTACCAAACGAATGGCGCTCCCCAGACTGAGGAAGTCAGACCTAATCAGGAAGGTGGTGTTCATAATCCCGCCGTTGTCAACGACAAAGACACTCAGTTTTGA
- the LOC131792530 gene encoding putative ammonium transporter 1 isoform X1: MANVTALNNDINALRGNLDQFFLVIMGCLIFFMQAGFAFLEAGSVRSKNTTNILIKNVLDVFIGAVAYWLFGYAFAFGGKSNGFIGHEYFALANLPVDKYSHWFFHFVFAATAATIVSGAMAERTEFKAYLIYSMFLTGFLYPVVTHWAWDGNGWLYKGAEYTDGNVTLSVTYQDFAGSGVVHAVGGMVALVGAAIVGPRIGRFDGGAPVLLAGHTVPKAALGGFILFFGFLAFNGGSQAAIANEGDADAVALSIVNTILGGAAGALTAMIVKRLGFAEKYWSLLFTINGGLTGMVAMCAGCNAVHPYAALIIGVIAGLAYVAWSTSMLRLKVDDPLDAVAVHLGGGLWGVLSVPIFNKESGIFVKGNELAFRAFGWNLLGVLVIIAWSAAWAIILFFALHLLKQLRVSEEIELKGLDIPKHGEPAYPLSSYGDGWSESPSAPRHNFPYYQTNGAPQTEEVRPNQEGGVHNPAVVNDKDTQF, encoded by the exons ATGGCTAACGTTACCGCACTCAACAACGACATTAACGCTTTGCGCGGAAATCTTGATCAGTTCTTTTTGGTGATCATGGGATGCCTCATTTTCT TTATGCAGGCAGGATTTGCATTTCTTGAGGCTGGGTCAGTAAGATCAAAGAACACAACAAACATCCTCATCAAGAACGTTCTAGACGTAT TTATTGGTGCAGTGGCTTATTGGTTGTTCGGTTACGCTTTTGCCTTTGGAGGAAAAAGCAATGGCTTTATTGGACATGAGTATTTCGCGCTGGCAAATTTACCAGTTGACAAATACTCTCATTGGTTTTTCCATTTCGTTTTCGCGGCCACAGCAGCAACAATTGTCAGTGGTGCCATGGCAGAGAGAACTGAATTTAAAGCCTATCTTATTTACTCAATGTTTTTGACCG GATTTTTGTACCCAGTAGTCACTCACTGGGCTTGGGATGGAAATGGTTGGCTGTACAAGGGTGCGGAGTACACTGACGGCAATGTAACCTTATCTGTAACATACCAG GACTTTGCTGGAAGTGGGGTTGTCCACGCAGTGGGTGGAATGGTTGCTCTGGTCGGTGCAGCTATCGTGGGGCCCAGAATCGGACGTTTTGATGGTGGTGCACCAGTGCTACTGGCAGGACATACTGTACCG AAAGCAGCTCTGGGAGGATTCATCCTGTTCTTTGGTTTCCTGGCATTCAATGGTGGCTCCCAAGCAGCCATCGCTAATGAAGGCGATGCTGATGCTGTAGCATTATCCATAGTCAACACCATCCTCGGAG GAGCCGCAGGTGCTCTTACTGCTATGATTGTCAAACGCCTGGGCTTTGCAGAAAAGTACTGGAGTTTGCTTTTCACCATTAATGGCGGACTAACTGGAATG GTTGCAATGTGCGCAGGTTGCAATGCCGTTCATCCCTATGCTGCTTTGATCATTGGAGTCATCGCAGGATTGGCGTACGTGGCTTGGAGTACTTCCATGCTGCGGCTAAAAGTTGATGACCCTTTAGATGCTGTGGCTG TTCATCTTGGTGGTGGCCTGTGGGGCGTACTTTCTGTCCCCATCTTTAACAAGGAATCTGGAATATTTGTAAAAGGAAACGAGCTTGCATTCCGTGCGTTTGGCTGGAACTTGCTGGGTGTACTTGTCATCATAGCCTGGTCTGCAGCGTGGGCTATCATTTTATTCTTTGCTTTGCATCTCCTCAAACAACTTCGCGTCAGTGAAGAAATCGAGTTGAAAG GTCTCGATATTCCCAAACATGGTGAGCCCGCATACCCACTGTCCAGTTACGGAGATGGATGGTCAGAATCTCCATCAGCGCCTCGACACAATTTCCCGTATTACCAAACGAATGGCGCTCCCCAGACTGAGGAAGTCAGACCTAATCAGGAAGGTGGTGTTCATAATCCCGCCGTTGTCAACGACAAAGACACTCAGTTTTGA